TTCAGAGTACcctaaaatatatcataaataatctcatataacaaacatttttttttaaatatatttatataacactataagagaaataattaatctacCTGTGTTCCTACTGGCATAAAAACTGGCGTATCTACATAATGATgtattaaagttattttcCCAGTTCTTGCTTTGCTAGTTCTACATTCTGCTAAAATTTCGAACTTCAAAGGCGATGCTTTTTCTTCTGtcattatttgtaaattatttaaatttacttttttcaacCAATGATGCATCTACATACAAAATAACTCCAcgtgtgcatgtatataaagTACACcgtaatgtaattattttcgaacttgtagttatattattttcataaaaatcaatGTTATTTACAAGATCTAAATTAATACATAGTTTAAAATAATGTACATAATaaacttatttattaaaatatcttttttctttacaaataaagaaacatgAAGACTAGaagatattgttttatatcttataaacatatgtatgtgtgtatgtatatatatatataaaactataaagTAGTTTgctaataaaacgatatatacatagtcgATGTGAATGCTCACTTGACTTTCATTGATAACACATTTCAGCTCACAATGTAAAGGTAACAATCGCTTACATAAAGACGCGCATTATTTATTCGCCAACCAATCAGGTTGCTCGAGTTACAGATtcatttaatgatatttacgattaatGATTCATTAGTTTCTTGCCAATGCGCTcgtaagaaaatttcattgtatTACATAGATCTATTTGTAtagtataattttcattgttggtatcataaataaattatttttatacctttAAGATTGTTCATCAAGCTTTCGCtcgaaaaattatcaaaattataaatttataagtttCCGCGtttagaaagacagagagtcAATGTACTCTCGTCGGAGTACAACAGAGAACTAATTCGctaatcgtcaaagttaatgaaaatactgtttatttttatattatacaggCCAACTACCCTgagtttaaaattattaagtattggaaatttattataaaattattttaaatttctcgCGCGTAACGATCTTTGTAACATTGGAGACGAATTTCCTTATTGTATAttcctatatctatatctatattccTATGCCGTAGTATCTTTTGTTCAAAGAGTGACCGAGAAAGTTTCGTAGATTCTTTGTACGAGAATTATGAAATGCATTTTTTTGCGTTTGAAATGGTTTAGAAAATCTGAGCATCAGCTATTCACGTACACGAACAAGCAGTTAATCGCTATTTCATAACAAACATAGTCTATTCATTCGTGATATGGAAGTCAGTAATGATGATACgagcttcttctcttttgccGCAAATTTCGAGCAGCGCCACAGTATAAAActttctatgaaaaaaatgtcaaaaacAGTATTTACGCCAACAATGAGAACAGGCACAATTATTGACTAATTTTGATGTTGAAGATCTCAtgctaaaaaagaaagttttttaTAAGACATatctttttcgtatttttgaaAATGCTTTCTATTTGTACGTAAACTATTctcaaaaaatatcattttttaatacgatttttttcaaagaaagtaaagctttctcaaaaattcgaaaaagtgAAATTTTAGATTTAACCTTTGTATTTAAACTGATTCCTTGTTCATCAAAATCGATAAAGAATTATCCCTGTTCTCATTATTGGcataaagtattataaaagcaGGGATGATGAATAGCTGTGCTTTTTTCGTGATTAGAATTCCATAATCGAtaatgctgctgctgctaccaTCTGTCGGTAGCGTAGaggtattatctttaaaaaagttattatagCTCATTCAAGTTTATTAGCTCTCAGCGGCTCTCAGTTGTTCTCAGTTGCTCTCAGTCTTATGATTGCTGTTTTAGGAGAGTCCGAAAGTCATGCGACTTCAAATTTTCCGGTAACATGGCATCGCTCGACGACGAGCTTAAACCACATTTCGTTCACGCGACTGATGAATTGGAATGGGTTCCCTTGTCTTTGACTCTAATCGAATATCCTCAAGGTAAAGATTTTTCAGTATTACCACAATCAGAAATATAGTTGGCGTCAGTCGGAAACAGACATGTGCGATCATCCTAATTTCGGATTCTTCgtgtatacattttattattgctacctGTTTACATGGCAggtatcattgattttttacaaattttttttatatcatatttttttgaatgaaaacATAAAATCATCATAACAATACACTGTGTTGTGTTATAAACTAActatttcctatttttattattttttcaacttCATTTGACCAAtaggtattattttttttttattattataattaaatgcaatgtttttttttttataggagaCATATTTGGTAAATTATTGGCCCTAATAAGCTTAACACCCTTCGTTATTTTGACTGGTTTTATGACATTGATTCTCTTCAGAAGAGATTTACATACTGTAAGTAGAAAAGATTAGAAGTTTTgtttaaattgtatttatgTTATCCTATATCTAGAGTAATCATTTAcaaagattatttattattatctctttcagATTGCATTTTTTAGTGGAATTATATTGAACgaatttgttaatttaatattaaaacataCTATTCGTGAAGTAAGACCATTAAAACGTGATGGTATTTACAACGAATATGGTATGCCCTCTACACATGCACAATTTATGTGGTTCTTTACCGCATATGCAATACTTTTCATATGCATTaggtaaatatttatgttgtcattttatcattatattatcgattaatctaATGATGATCTAATGATAATTTGTTTGTTATACAGGTTACATCACAATAGTAATAGCACAATATCTGAAAGGTTTTGGCGAATAATTATTGTGGCTGCCTGCATAATAGTAACTGTTTTAGTGTCTTATGGCAGAATTTATCTACAATACCACTCAATCTCCCAGGTTCTATGCGGTATGCTTGTGGGAGTCACTTTAGGAGTAGCATGGTTTTTAATCACACATACAATTTTGACTCCTTTATTTCCCCTTATTGTATCGTGGTGAGTATTTATCCTATTTACCGATTTAGTGTATCAAAATCCTATGTATGGTAATTATGAAGTATATTACTTTTAGGCGTGTATCAGAATATCTGCTGTTGCGTGATACAACTTTAATTCCAAATGTATTGTGGTttgaatatacaaatattcgtACAGAAGTTCGAGCACGTTCGCGAAAGCTTGTGTCTATGAAATCACAATGACGTTTAATGGCTGGCCAATGGGCTAATAGTAAGTAAACAATTGTTGcctttataatgatataattgtGATGTCGAGCATCATTCCATTGAGTTAGCAGAACTATACCACGAACCATCATAActctattatataaatattgcatTTATAAGTGGTATTGAAATGTAccattagaattataataaatatagatatgacctttgtatatttctaaatctttttttttacatttattatatggtCAATTAAATGTTAATTCCACAAACCAATTTAtgcattaattttaattgataaaaaattaaaaaatatcacatatatattgtattaatatttttggaaGTGCATGGTATCATGAACTTGTAGGAGGAACAAGTTTTATTGGTTTTTAATGTTACGAAAAAATGtactttgtatataaataaaatttctagaaaaagaacagtcttcattttttttatcttaatttcaACCTATTTGTTTGTTGATTCATTGAATTTTTGCAGAATTTTGCACCTTTGGACTTAATAAACAGTTCAACTCACGTGTAAATTCCATTACCACTCGTTCTACGGAGAAATTATCTCATCGTTTGGAACAGGTAATTATCCGATGATGACTAGatgaatgaagaaaaacaGTATGATACAATAGTTCAATTTTTGTTTAGTGATAATTCCAGGATAAAATCCTGAACTTCCTGCAGTTTTTTCATCAAAGACATCAATATTAATTGGACTACTTTCTTCAAGAATTTCTTGATTATAAACTAAAATAGTGGTCCATTGTCAGGtacaaatattactttttgcTATATGAATACCTTTTAACTGTAGGATAAGCTGATCAACCCAAATAGATTCATAGAATTTGTGATGAGCGATAATTGTATttcatatattcaatataagaacgtttattttttttataaatcttgtgtcttaattttcaatcttcctaaaattttttgaataacGTTCAGTtaataattcgtaataaatcgttaataatttagTAAATAATGTATTTCAAAAGAAGTTCATAATCTATTGAAATAAAGCactattttacaaaaaaacaattttatttgatttccaCCGACatgtataagtataataaattaattaaagtatttaaaattgttcaaaaaagaatacgaaatttaaatatatattttactatgtattatgataatattgtaGAATAAAAGGCGGGAATATTTGAATACTAAAGAATTTATACGTAAAGTTCAGCGGCGCCACTTTACGGAAATTCGCAGAATTAtggatcgatagaaaataagaagcaatagaaaataaaaagcaatagAACGTACTCGCTGAACAATCGCGttgttaaagagaaaaaatggatTTTAATGTAAAGAAATTGGTTAAAGATGCTGGTGCTGTACTGAGCAGAGTTGTACAGgtaagatttttataattgattgTTGGAAAAGTTATACCTTTATAacatagaaaaatatgatGTGCTCTACTATCAAGTCGTTTGTAAACGCTGTCACTTCTGACATTTTGTACTTTTCTTGcacaaattaaaattcaaatatgaTTGACAACAAAACATCGATTAATTTTCCTTAGAGGTTATTTAACAACTTgacatatatattagaaacttAATTTGATCTATATAATACGACCTCGCGAAGAACCGTTTTTTAACCTAATTGTAATCTATGAGAACAAAATTGACAATGAATGCATTAGCCttctattatacatttatgttgtataatatatacgcataATTTGTCAATTGTATAATACGTCATTTGAATCCATTATTAGAATACcgtatatttaaagaaataacatacaataaaataaattttactaatGGCATTACAACTATATTGTAGACAATTCTATTATTGGATGACTCAGTTTATACGTCCCAAACAATGactaataccattattatattctttttaaaaattatcgcttatttcttataatcacgaaaattacaaataatttaattttaaatatcagaTTAGAATTTTtggtatattttttctataaaatgatACATTTGCTATTGAATTTTCAGAGAAAAATCCATAATCAAATTTCTATGTTATTAGTTAACAGAGGAAACATTAGGTACATCTGAGAAAACTGAATTAGATGCACATTTAGAACATCTTGCAGAAAGAGCAAATGCAACTAAAACATGGACAGAAAAAGTTCTCAGCAATATGGAAGCTGTACTTACTCCTAATCCAGGTATAAAATGACAAATTggaaagttaataaaaataaataaacaaagaaatgataatttgGATTTTATTCTAGGAAATAGAATTGAGGAtttcttttatgaaaaaatcgatataaagaaACCTAATAGGCTCAGCAATCTTGAATATGTAGGCAATGACATGATAGAAGCGGGAAATCATTTTGGAAGTGGAATTGCCTATGGTATGTGTCTAGTATCTATtgttaattgattatttttataaaatttgttataacatattttctcattcttatattttattataggtaGCGCTTTGATAAAAGTAGGTCAGTGTCAACAAAAGCTGGGacaaattgaaagagattttatTGGAATAGCGGCTAATTGTTATATACAACCATTAAGAAAGTTTCTAGATGGGGAAATGAAAACTGTTATTAAAGAGATGGCTATTTTAGAAACCAAGaggtaatataaaattatacatttactCGAAAGAATATTCGTTATCATAAAAGAATGCAATTATGTTTAGGTTGGATTTAGATGCATGCAAAAATCGAGTAAGGAAAGCCAGAAGTATGCTGGGTCAACAGAGTGTAAGTTCTATTGtcgtttgtttaattaatgcaTTTGGTCTGTATGTTTATTCTGTGTTTTGTCCCGTACATTGCTGCATTTCATAGGACTCCGGCGTTTCACCCGAAGTATTACTTGATCAGGTATTAACGAAGTTAAAAGTTCAGAAATATCCATTCTTATGCAATgtggtttttttattttattttatttcatttcattttattttattttattttaatatatttacacattgcAAACgagttgaaataataataggaacgaAACAGAACTAGTGATACAACTGTAAATATTGAATAACTATCCATTTTTGTTTGTCTTTCATCCTGCCATCATTTGTtataacttttaattattatgtatttttatataagaagGAATATAGGCATTACATTTCATACTACATTAAGTAATGTATTGCGACCATTCAAGATTTTACATCATAAAATTAtcccttattgttattttttctaattgttatatttgtctATATATGTTAATTACATCACACATAAATACCTAAACAAGTGCAAAGCCATCATTAatgcatgtacatataataaatttaacaaaatatttatttataagtactttatagatatataatggaactatataatttttaagtaaaagtttaaaattgtttataacatattttaataacatatttgaattatacaaagaaagaaatgaaacttGAATATTACTAAACTTAGGCAGAGAGGGAGCTGAGGGTGGCCCAATCGGAATTTGATCGACAGGCAGAGATCGTGAAGCTACTTTTAGAAGGAGTATCAAGCTCTCAAGCTGGACATTTGCGATGTTTACATGAATTTGTGGAGGCACAAGCACGTCACTATGCACAGTGTCATGCAACTATGCAAGAATTACAACGTGAGCTTGCTGGGTgagttaatttatttattacatatgttAGTGGTGTCTTTTGGTTTTCCCGCACAATCCTTGCAGTAcacaaattcaattttttctgtATAGCTATCCTACTCTTTGGTGATCCGAGTGAGTAATGTTGAATcttgaatatttccatgtacaagatataaaatgtttaGAAAGGCTTTAGAACCATTACTCATTCGTAAAGATCATCATACTATGTAGTTAAAATAACTGTTAATTATTGTCTAAAGCTTTTTCAGTTTTTTTCCAAGAAGAATTATATGGGAGTAATTCAGATCTTACTTCttggagaaataaaaacatagttaaaaatatttattacgtgtaaatataaaatatcaagatatcttattgaataatattcatgtcctctttttttaaaatttattattataatagtgcATTTCATATCAAACTTCTACCATGAATATGATTACTCAATGTTGCTAATTTCTGCTGATTTATTGGTAATTGTGAATTAAAACCAGTTTCTGCTATATCctgctttttatatttctttcttctctaatattctattttccattttctatcttttgctTGCATGGTGGGGATTGCAGGGCACGTCAGCCGAGTCCTTTGCTAAGAGTCAACAGCGAAGAAGTGATCGAGCTAACACCCTCACCCACTTCATCCCAAAATCTGCCTATAAATAATTCTCTTGCTGATTCAACGTATGTTACTGCTACCTTTGATACCAATACCTTTAAAATCTAATTTCACATTATGATTTTACTTCTTAGTATGGTAAATGATCTCTAAACAATCAATGAagagttattatattaatgaattgTTCTTTTCACTATTGAACAGATAGCTGTTATCAATACATAAtcactttaaaaatatattgaaaatattaattttttgaaattgttgaatttaatttgttaatacatatcagtaaataaaatatgtttacAAAACATTCTATATACTTTCTATAAAATAtgcatgaaaaagaaaatttctataattcaataatttctttatttagatAGCAGAGATAAATcatattctatctttctttagattttgaaatttcattatttagtctaaatcttttaataaatttatattatggttctaatgtatatagtataattatctataagatgaattaatttgtttttatttattgtataaacaATGCATCATCATGCTTTActtcatattaataaaataatttactgcatttattttactaaaataattttgaagatGTGCTTGTTTTATACGTTATGTAAGCAAAAGTGTTGTATTtagaatacatatatgttatattgttgtcattactttggctttattatttgtacataTACAATGTGCACGCTTTTTTATGGcacaaataatttaatttgtagTATAAAATAGTGTTGAacactattttctttttcattttataatttttcaatttatatatttttttaagtataatcATCAAATTCATCCCATTATAATTTATCCTACCCAGCTTATCTGGGGGTCCTTATCATTCGACCACCTCAACAAATCCTACTGTACAAGTGGAAAATGGTCAAGATCGTGCAAGAGTAGTCTGTGACTATGATGCTAGGGATTCAACCGAGCTTAGTGTCATGCAAGATGAGGTAACCAAATTTGTGATTTAGGTAGATGACAGCATGTGTTCCATGTATCCATAAACAAGGCATGATATTCATCTGAACTGTAAGttagatttttgttattttaattacatattcaagtataagtttatttaataaattaaattttctgtttattagtttaagataatttatttttacttacttttctcatattgaaatgataaactttttatttttaggttATACTATAATcaagtttataaataataaaataagaagttCCATATAATACTCAAATGGAAGTGATCtaggataataaatttgtattgtaGCAGAATTGGCATTATACTTACCATGCGAAAAGATgcatgatataatattaatttacttttaaatagattatatatatagtaaatgaataatttttatatttttgttaagaaAAGTCGTAATATTCTCTATctgtttattattcttctgtatattttgtttattagaattattaatattagttatCATATACAcgtttattcgtttaattgtatatttattcatattttgcatgttaaataaatacttaTCATTTGATTTAATGTTAAGATTTATATCTTCCTAATCTTTTGTTGTCTTTTAGAATAGTCAGAGATAAGTAAACtgtttaattgaaataagtGAACACACATAATTATCATCTGAATTTATCCGATGCAATGTTTAGTGTTTAGAATATACACTACagtatgttttattatatttatagataatttCCATTATTGAAATCCCTGGAGATGAAGATTATTTAATTGGAATAAGAGGCAACCAACGAGGGAAAGTTCCTAAAGCATATCTAGAAACTATTATCAGTTATtaacataaaatcaaaattcatTATTCTCAACTGCCTTAGagaaatattctataaaaattttccatatatatctatatagataaaatttataacaattcaAAAAATTCTTTACTTAGAGTTGTAATTttagtaaattaaaataatatgctAATAGTTctattacataaaattattaataaattactattgttatgCTAGAAATTGCTGGAAATTTTATGTGCTTTTGcaaaacaatgttaacaaatgAATTGTTCTATCGCAAAATAATGTTAactaaagaattttattaaatctgcATTTAAATATGTTATTAGAACTAAATTCTACTtaagcaatattattaatatctgtaCAGTCAATATTtaacttattattaaatttatgtaatttataaataaaactcgGAGATAAAtagttttcaatatttattgttaattaatgaaatataaaattacttcttcttcgataCACCAACAGTACGACCACGTCGGCCAGTAGTCTTTGTATGTTGACCACGCACACGTAAGCCCCAATAATGACGTAAACCTCTGTGAGCACGTATTTTCTTCATACGTTCTAAGTCGTCACGAAGTTTAGAATCTAAATTGGAGCTAGTAAGCtacaagaaaaattttcttatagtatttctttgaaataacaattgatttttaatttataaatataggaAAACAAATGATTCTATAGTTTTAAACGTGTGACGCACaatctatatatttacatttagaaGTAAGTAATAATCTAAAAAAACATGAATATGCGCAGTTAATTTTGCACAACCTACTAACCAAATTGGTATGACTATCTTATACCATTGGCCGTTTAGTTGTgcattgaatttaatattagtatcttttcaaaattaaaatctatatacCTGAGAGTATTTTCCATCAACAATATCTTTTTGCCGATTCAAAAACCAGTCAGGTATTTTATATTGCCTAGGATTAGccataatagtaacaatttttTCGACCTGTAAATAACGACTATTTGttaaacatataattatatacaagataatatcataaaattattaatttgccTTACTTCCTCTTCCGAACATTCTCCAGCTCGTTTGTTTAAGTCAATATCAGCCTTTTTAAGAACAATGTTGGCATAACGACGACCAACACCCTTGATGGCTGTCATCGCAAACATAACCTTTCTGTTACCATCGATATTCGTGTTCATGACACGAAGTATATGTTGAAACTTTTCAGGAATGACGAGCGActgtaaatataatagataatgataaaactCATAAAAAATCTACTTATCAACAGGTCATTAAAAGATTCATtcataagaatgaaaataaacaaataaatagattgaatatagaaataatcgaaataaatgtaaagaaTTGATTTGTAAACACTATGATGATCCATGATGACTGTGAAACGAAGAATAACCTCTATTTTTGAATTATACTAttttttccataaaaattcaaaatatcactgatagaaattatatcatttaatattaaacaatattagCGCAAATATTTATACACTTTTGCTAAGATCCCTGCAATAAAAACGGAATTAAATCACAAAATATCGAACAACTCACCATCTTGCTAACTTAGCAATCactacaaagaaataaaacaggaACCGGAATTTGTAATATCGATGAGAAGACATCGACGACTATCGATTATcgaatattatcgaatttgtCGAAGAGAAATTTACTTGTGAATTTTATCTAAtgtaacattaattttttatcgagtaatattaaattattaaaagtaaatattttattttactaattttcattataaatttacattataatttcaaaatatatcaCGTAATAAACTGCGTTAATCGGAACTTCGTCTGCCATCTGTAGGACCGttgtgtaattatatttttttattatgggAGTTTTGTAGTACACGTAGGCCCTCTAGTgctaaaaataaaagtgaaaaacaATTGTCGGTATCGAAAAAACTGTAAATACATGAAAAATTGAATCGTCCactttgattaaaaatttaaatcattttgcaTAATGAAATGCTATTTTTCccaacaaaatattttcatatatttcgtACATGCcttaatctataaaaataatgcgaAATATTTCTCTCATTGTTAGTAATGTGAAAgaataattgttttctttttatagtatGTTTTCTATCAATCGATAGTAAtggtataataacaataaaaaaaataatgacacaaaaaattgttaatgatattaatcatCATATAACAATCAATTAGAATCTAGTTATAATTCTAATCTTGaagttcattttttctttttaatacgaaTCGAAATTATCGCACGTACAATTCGATAAGAATTTGATAACTCGAAAGCAATCGCGCTCGTAGGATGATGGAATACGATTTTCTGCCAATTAgttatttgaaatttgtatCCCTTTTTCATACTTCTttaggaggaaagagaaacgttAGTCCATAAGATAATGCGAAG
The genomic region above belongs to Vespa crabro chromosome 2, iyVesCrab1.2, whole genome shotgun sequence and contains:
- the LOC124421547 gene encoding dolichyldiphosphatase 1-like → MASLDDELKPHFVHATDELEWVPLSLTLIEYPQGDIFGKLLALISLTPFVILTGFMTLILFRRDLHTIAFFSGIILNEFVNLILKHTIREVRPLKRDGIYNEYGMPSTHAQFMWFFTAYAILFICIRLHHNSNSTISERFWRIIIVAACIIVTVLVSYGRIYLQYHSISQVLCGMLVGVTLGVAWFLITHTILTPLFPLIVSWRVSEYLLLRDTTLIPNVLWFEYTNIRTEVRARSRKLVSMKSQ
- the LOC124421661 gene encoding endophilin-B1 isoform X1, encoding MDFNVKKLVKDAGAVLSRVVQLTEETLGTSEKTELDAHLEHLAERANATKTWTEKVLSNMEAVLTPNPGNRIEDFFYEKIDIKKPNRLSNLEYVGNDMIEAGNHFGSGIAYGSALIKVGQCQQKLGQIERDFIGIAANCYIQPLRKFLDGEMKTVIKEMAILETKRLDLDACKNRVRKARSMLGQQSDSGVSPEVLLDQAERELRVAQSEFDRQAEIVKLLLEGVSSSQAGHLRCLHEFVEAQARHYAQCHATMQELQRELAGARQPSPLLRVNSEEVIELTPSPTSSQNLPINNSLADSTLSGGPYHSTTSTNPTVQVENGQDRARVVCDYDARDSTELSVMQDEIISIIEIPGDEDYLIGIRGNQRGKVPKAYLETIISY
- the LOC124421661 gene encoding endophilin-B1 isoform X2, with translation MDFNVKKLVKDAGAVLSRVVQLTEETLGTSEKTELDAHLEHLAERANATKTWTEKVLSNMEAVLTPNPGNRIEDFFYEKIDIKKPNRLSNLEYVGNDMIEAGNHFGSGIAYGSALIKVGQCQQKLGQIERDFIGIAANCYIQPLRKFLDGEMKTVIKEMAILETKRLDLDACKNRVRKARSMLGQQSAERELRVAQSEFDRQAEIVKLLLEGVSSSQAGHLRCLHEFVEAQARHYAQCHATMQELQRELAGARQPSPLLRVNSEEVIELTPSPTSSQNLPINNSLADSTLSGGPYHSTTSTNPTVQVENGQDRARVVCDYDARDSTELSVMQDEIISIIEIPGDEDYLIGIRGNQRGKVPKAYLETIISY
- the LOC124421661 gene encoding endophilin-B1 isoform X5 codes for the protein MDFNVKKLVKDAGAVLSRVVQLTEETLGTSEKTELDAHLEHLAERANATKTWTEKVLSNMEAVLTPNPGNRIEDFFYEKIDIKKPNRLSNLEYVGNDMIEAGNHFGSGIAYGSALIKVGQCQQKLGQIERDFIGIAANCYIQPLRKFLDGEMKTVIKEMAILETKRLDLDACKNRVRKARSMLGQQSDSGVSPEVLLDQAERELRVAQSEFDRQAEIVKLLLEGVSSSQAGHLRCLHEFVEAQARHYAQCHATMQELQRELAG
- the LOC124421661 gene encoding endophilin-B1 isoform X4 — encoded protein: MDFNVKKLVKDAGAVLSRVVQLTEETLGTSEKTELDAHLEHLAERANATKTWTEKVLSNMEAVLTPNPGNRIEDFFYEKIDIKKPNRLSNLEYVGNDMIEAGNHFGSGIAYGSALIKVGQCQQKLGQIERDFIGIAANCYIQPLRKFLDGEMKTVIKEMAILETKRLDLDACKNRVRKARSMLGQQSDSGVSPEVLLDQAERELRVAQSEFDRQAEIVKLLLEGVSSSQAGHLRCLHEFVEAQARHYAQCHATMQELQRELAGARQPSPLLRVNSEEVIELTPSPTSSQNLPINNSLADST
- the LOC124421661 gene encoding endophilin-B1 isoform X3 — protein: MDFNVKKLVKDAGAVLSRVVQLTEETLGTSEKTELDAHLEHLAERANATKTWTEKVLSNMEAVLTPNPGNRIEDFFYEKIDIKKPNRLSNLEYVGNDMIEAGNHFGSGIAYGSALIKVGQCQQKLGQIERDFIGIAANCYIQPLRKFLDGEMKTVIKEMAILETKRLDLDACKNRVRKARSMLGQQSDSGVSPEVLLDQAERELRVAQSEFDRQAEIVKLLLEGVSSSQAGHLRCLHEFVEAQARHYAQCHATMQELQRELAGLSGGPYHSTTSTNPTVQVENGQDRARVVCDYDARDSTELSVMQDEIISIIEIPGDEDYLIGIRGNQRGKVPKAYLETIISY
- the LOC124421662 gene encoding 40S ribosomal protein S18; this translates as MSLVIPEKFQHILRVMNTNIDGNRKVMFAMTAIKGVGRRYANIVLKKADIDLNKRAGECSEEEVEKIVTIMANPRQYKIPDWFLNRQKDIVDGKYSQLTSSNLDSKLRDDLERMKKIRAHRGLRHYWGLRVRGQHTKTTGRRGRTVGVSKKK